A region from the Rosa rugosa chromosome 6, drRosRugo1.1, whole genome shotgun sequence genome encodes:
- the LOC133717958 gene encoding receptor-like protein 2 — protein sequence MSEKQRNMLPVLPYHPIAHYFLLTLFGSILSTHIHACTSSESTSLLSFAFTLSSPSLNWTTMDCCQWEGITCDVAGRVTHLHLSSKGLKLKGGIFSSSPLRNLTHLTHLNLSHNSLNGSLDQAGFILSLGPLEVLDLSFNLLSGELPGSLSNNIRMVDLSSNRFHGAIPSSFFQQAKNLTRFNVTNNDFSGYIPSSICVHSSSLIRLLDFSHNNFGGNLSRGLGNCSKLEVFRAGYNNLSGSLPEDIYYATALEEIAIPANSFYGGISNRILNLTNLAILDLYLNNFSGMLPIDIGKLSKLKVLLLHSNNLEGFLPPSLVNCTNLMELNLGFNLLKGNISAFNFSRLGQLRKLDFMSNHFTGILPISLYSCKSLRAIRLSLNNLEGQIQPEIVSLKHLSFLSLSGNRLTNVTGAMNILKGCRHLTVLILSTTFIGEEMPDCAHMADFDGFQNLRILALRGCELTGQIPIWFSKLKKLEILDVSLNRITGSIPTWLGTFPMLFSINLGSNLISGEIPKELCTLPMLLSEQTAAQVDHGYLELPFFASQAVPDASILQFNSLSYYPPSIFLGNNSISGNIPTEMGKLQRLRTLDLSANQVSGNIPDQISNLKNLEKLDLSVNHLSGEIPPSMKSLSFLSYFNVSYNNLEGEIPKSTQLQGLNVSAFEGNLKLCGSPLLNLCQSFNGTDTDDDKNDGNQILGFHISVVLGFTIGLVGVCGSLLLIKTWRDAYFKFLNNVQDRLKC from the coding sequence ATGTCTGAGAAACAAAGAAATATGCTGCCAGTGCTGCCTTATCACCCAATAGCTCACTACTTTCTTCTTACTCTATTTGGCTCCATTTTATCTACACATATTCATGCATGCACCTCAAGTGAAAGTACCTCTCTCTTGTCTTTCGCCTTCACTCTGTCTTCTCCTTCCTTAAATTGGACTACCATGGATTGTTGCCAATGGGAAGGCATTACTTGTGATGTGGCTGGTCGAGTAACCCATTTGCACTTATCCTCCAAAGGCCTCAAACTCAAAGGAGGTATTTTTTCCTCATCACCACTCAGAAATCTCACACATCTGACCCACCTCAATCTGTCTCACAATTCACTTAATGGTTCTTTAGATCAAGCTGGATTCATCTTGTCCTTGGGTCCTCTTGAGGTACTTGATTTGAGCTTTAACCTTCTTTCTGGAGAGCTACCAGGTTCTCTATCCAATAATATTCGGATGGTGGATTTGTCTAGCAATCGCTTCCATGGTGCAATTCCATCCTCCTTCTTCCAACAAGCAAAGAATTTGACTCGATTCAATGTCACAAACAATGACTTCTCAGGTTATATCCCGTCATCTATTTGTGTCCATTCTTCTTCCTTGATTAGGCTATTGGATTTTTCCCATAATAATTTTGGAGGCAATCTCTCTCGCGGACTAGGAAACTGTTCCAAACTGGAAGTTTTCCGTGCTGGTTACAATAACCTCTCAGGATCACTTCCAGAAGATATCTATTATGCTACCGCACTAGAAGAAATTGCAATCCCTGCTAATTCCTTTTATGGAGGCATTAGTAACAGAATTCTTAACCTCACTAACCTCGCAATCCTTGACCTCTACTTAAATAATTTCAGTGGCATGCTTCCAATAGATATTGGTAAGCTCTCCAAATTGAAAGTCTTGCTCCTTCATTCCAACAATCTAGAAGGTTTCTTGCCACCATCTTTGGTGAATTGCACAAACCTTATGGAACTGAATCTAGGATTCAACCTTTTGAAAGGAAATATCTCGGCTTTTAATTTCTCCAGACTTGGTCAACTTCGTAAACTGGACTTCATGAGTAATCATTTTACTGGTATCTTGCCAATAAGCCTTTACTCATGCAAGTCCCTTAGAGCAATTCGACTAAGCTTAAACAACCTAGAGGGACAAATACAACCCGAGATTGTCTCATTGAAACACTTGTCCTTCCTCTCACTTTCTGGGAACAGACTGACCAATGTCACAGGTGCTATGAATATATTGAAGGGCTGTAGACATCTCACGGTACTCATCCTTTCAACcacttttataggtgaagaaaTGCCAGATTGTGCTCACATGGCTGACTTTGATGGATTCCAAAATCTTAGGATCTTGGCTTTGCGTGGTTGTGAGCTCACCGGTCAAATACCTATATGGTTTTCTAAGCTCAAGAAGCTAGAGATCTTGGATGTGTCTCTTAATAGAATCACAGGCTCAATTCCTACTTGGTTGGGGACTTTTCCAATGCTCTTTTCTATAAACTTGGGGTCCAACCTAATCTCAGGTGAAATTCCAAAAGAACTTTGCACACTACCAATGTTGTTATCTGAACAAACTGCAGCTCAAGTAGATCATGGTTATCTTGAATTGCCTTTCTTCGCTTCCCAAGCCGTGCCTGATGCAAGTATCTTACAGTTCAACTCTTTGTCTTACTATCCACCATCGATATTCTTAGGCAACAATAGCATCAGTGGCAATATACCTACTGAGATGGGAAAGTTGCAACGTCTCCGTACATTGGATCTCAGTGCCAACCAGGTGTCTGGCAACATTCCAGACCAAATATCTAATCTCAAAAATTTGGAGAAGTTGGATCTTTCAGTGAATCATTTGTCTGGAGAAATCCCACCTTCAATGAAAAGTCTTAGTTTCTTGTCATATTTTAATGTCTCATATAATAATTTGGAAGGAGAAATACCAAAAAGCACTCAGCTCCAAGGCTTGAATGTCTCAGCATTTGAGGGGAATCTGAAGCTTTGTGGTTCCCCGCTTCTAAATCTGTGTCAATCATTCAATGGTACTGATACAGATGATGATAAGAATGACGGGAatcaaattctagggtttcataTTTCCGTTGTGCTTGGCTTCACTATAGGGTTAGTGGGAGTTTGTGGTTCCTTATTGCTTATCAAGACCTGGAGAGATGCATATTTCAAATTCCTGAATAATGTACAAGATAGGCTCAAATGCTGA